The following DNA comes from Candidatus Liberimonas magnetica.
TCGCCGGCTATGAAGTCATAGAAGCTCATAACGGTGAAGAAGGTTTAGAAAAAGCAAAAATTGAGCTGCCTGACCTGATCATGCTGGATATCATAATGCCTAAAATGGATGGGTTTTCAGTAAATCTGAAATTAAAGGAAAACGATAAAACTAAAGACATCCCTGTAATTATTAGCACGACCCGGGCGATGATGTCCGAAATGTTTGAATCCAGTGGCAGAGCAAAAATAAACGGCTTTTTGGAAAAACCTTATACTCTTGAAGAACTTTGGGCTAAAGTAAAAGAAGTATTAGGGGAATGAACAGGTATAAAATATAGAAATTCATTTAATACATGCGAGAAAATAAACGAATAAAATAATGAAAAATATATTTGGAATATTTTTAATTTTACCTGCAATAATAAATTTTTATCAATTTTCGATTGCTGAGCAATTTTCTGCCGACGATTATTTTGACAGGGGCAGTCAGAGATATGCCCAGGGTGACTTGGACAGGGCAGTTTTAGACCTGAAAAAGTCAATGAAATTAGGTAAGGAAGAATCTGAGGTAAAAGATGTTTTATATGAAATATCAACCGTATATTATACTCTCAGCGGCGAGAAATACGTGAATGGGGACACCGAAGGTGCATTTGCGGATGTCGACAAAAGTCTGGAATTAAATAAAGATGATATGTTCGCCAGGAATTTTTTGGGTATATATGCGAAAGAATTGGCAACAAAATATCTTAATATGAAGAATTATGACAAAGCCATGCCCTATTTGGAAAAGCTATTAGAGTTGTTCCCGGAAGAAAATGAATATAAAACAATGTATGAAACCGCTAAAAAACATCTGTCTGACAACAGAGACACTTTTCAGGAGCCGGCATCTTCGGAAGGACCTGTGCAAGCAACTCATAAGCAGGAAAAAGCAAAACAACAACAGCAAAATGCATCGGCCAAACCAGATAAAAAGTTATTTCTTTTGCTGGAATCCAGGATGGAAAAACAGGAAAAATTACTGGAAGGTTATGAAGAAAAATACAAAGAGTTTATGCAGAAGCAGGAAATATTGCTTCAAAATAGTGAAGGGAAACATAAAGAACTGATGCAGAAAATGCTTTCCAGAGTAGCAAGAGATAGAAATGAAATAGCGGATAGTATCAGCAGAGAAACAACAAGGATGAAGCAAGTTTTGATATTTGCCGCTGTAATACTTCTTGTATTAGCAATATTTTCAGTAGTACTTGTCCTGTTTTTAGCCAGGTATATAATAAGCAGGTCAGCCCTTCTGAGGGATGGACACAGGCATATCTGGGGGGGGACAACTGCACAAGGCCTCCCGGATTTCGGCAAAAGGCGACTCTCTGAACATAGCCAGGAGATAGAAGAGCTAAGAATTATTGAAGCTGAGGTGGTTGGACGGCAAACAGACCCTCAGGCAGCGGAAGATGTCCTTCAGCCGTTTTTGCAAAGTAAGGATAGCAAAATAAATGCAGAGGCGGCAAGGGCTTTATTCAAGCATAATCCTACGAGGGCCTTAAATATCTTAGAAGAAATGGAATCAAGCCCGGATAAGCAGACGCGTATTGATGCTATACATGCGCTTGGCGAGATAAATTCTCCTGAAGCAGTTAAGGTCTTGTTAGATAACTTAAATGAAAATGAAATGGATGTAAAAAAAGAGTTAATCCGTTCTTTGCGAAAGATCAATGAACTTAAGAAAGCAGAAATACCTGAATACCTTCAGGATAAAATAGAAAAAGCACTGAACGGATTGAAAGATAATGGAAACTGGGTAATAGAATAGAGGATAAAATGCCTGATATTGACGATGATTTAATACTCGACCGAAAAACCAAAGAGCTAAAATACCTCCAAGAGATTCTTCAGTCGGAAATGAAGAAATGGACGGAGCGTGAATTTGAACTGAAGGATACAATTAAATTATTGGAAGATAAAGTGCCTAAACTTGAAGCGGAACTGAAGTTATCATACGAAAAAAGGCTTGAGCAGCTCAGTGTCCCTGAAAAGGAGTTTCTCAAGATCAGGGTAGAATTGGAAGAAAAAATAAAACAACAGGAGCTGGAAATCGGAGCTTTAAAAGAAATATTTAAAAAAAAGGAAGCCGAATTTATAAGTCTACAAAAAGACAAAGATGAACAGCAAAAAGATCAGGAGAAACATCTTATCGAACAGATAAAATGGCTTACAGAAAAATTAAATAATGAAAGAGAATCCCACGCTCAAATGCTTAAGTCTGAACATGAAGGATACGAATCGGCAAAAGCTGTGCTGGAACAAGAGAGCCTGCGGGTTAAGCAAGAGATCCATAGCAAAGAAGAAGAGTTAAATAAAATGCAAAGATTAATCTATGAAAAAGAAAATCAAAGAGCAAAAATAGAATTTGAACTAAGAAACAACATTGATGTTTTAAACGAAGAATTGAAACGTATAAGAACTTCGTTTGGTTCAGAAAAGAGTAACTTAATAAAAGGCCTTGAAACAAAACAGGAGGAAATCACAAGGCTTAATGATGCTTTAAAAAACCAGCAAAGCGATTTAGTCAAGCAATCTGAAGAACTTATGAAACAGCTTAAGCTTCTTAAGTCTGAGTCGGAAAAAGAAGTGGATAGGCTGAAGGCAACAATAAATGAACAGGCGTTTAAAATTACGGAAATATCCCAAAAAGTTAAGCATGAAGGTGCGCTGGAAGAAGGACAGAAAACAAGAGAACAAGAATATGAAAGCAAATTGAAACAACTTCAGATACTTAAATCTGAATCTGATGAAGAAGTAAATAAACTAAAAATATTTATAAATGAACAGGCATTTAAAATCGATGAAATGTCCCATAAACTTATAAATAAAAGTGCTCTTGAAGAAGGGCATAAAGCAAAAGAACAGGAGTATGAAGGCAAATTGAAACAGCTTGAAACGCTTAACCAGAGTTCAGATGAAGAAACTAAACTTATGAAAAAATTGATCGATCAAAAAGACAAAGATCTTTTTGGCGAAAGGTATAAAAATTCCGAGCTAGAGAAAAAAATGTTAGCGCATCAGCAGGTGCTGTCACAGAAAGCAAACCAATTCGAAGACGCAGAAAGGAATATCCTTGAGTTAAAAGCAATACTCGGACAGCGAGATGACAAAATAAAAGGATTTGAGAAAAGAGTGGATGATCAGGAGTTAAAAATATCTGAATTATCCAAAGAGACAATGCGAAGAGAAGAAATGGAAGAAGCAGTCAGGATAAAAGAAAAACAGATAGAAGGCCAGAAAAATCAAATAGATATAATTGAAAAGAAATACAAAATGGAGTTGGCTCAAAAAGATACGGGCTTGGAAAGGTTGCAGGGTCTGATTGAAACTCAAAAAACGAATTTTGAAGAAAAAATCCGTCAGAACGAAGATCTTACGAAAATTATTAAAAAAGAAAAACAAAAAAATATAGAAAATGAAGCAAAAATAAGGGCAGAGTATGAAGAAAAAGTTAACCAGCGGAATATGGATTACAAGAAAGAGCAGGAAACATGGAACTTAGAAAGAAGTTCTTTGGAGCAGGAAAAAAGAGCCTTAAAAGATGAATTAAAAGCAAGTAAGATAAAGTTTGATGCAGAGAAAGCAGATTTATCAAAAATAGAAAATGCCGAGTGGCATAAAAAGTTAAAGGATAAAGATATCGAGATGGACCAAATAAAAGCAGAGATAACGAAGAAAGAACATGAATTGAAAAATAAATATTTGGCAGGAGATAGAGATGTAGATATGTTGAAACTTCAGCACTTAAAATGGGAAAAAACAGAGTTGCAGAAGAAATTTGAGCAGGAAAAGAACAAGTGGCTCGGAAAAGATACGGTAATGCATGCCAAACTGATGAAATGGAAATATGCTGTTTTGCTCTTGGGACTAATAAGCCTTATAACAATAATGATTCTTATATTAAAATTGAATTCATAGATATTTTTATTGATTCTAACCTATGTCAACCCTGAAATTCATTTTAATAATGCTTCCCATCCGTACAACCACCACTCTAAACCAGCTCTTATGGATTTAAGCCATAAAACCGTCAACAGTTGCTTTATATGAACAGAGTATGAAAATGTGCCCATATAACTTAATACTTCATATATATATATATAATCCATCCTTTATCTACATCTTGAATCTATGTTGTTTATAGAGTATAGAATCTGGCTTATAGCCTGATGGTACCAGAATGTAGTTCTATAAAAAGGTTATTATATGATAATATGCATAAGTAGCAGGTAAAAAGAAAGGAAAAGAGATTTAATTATTTAGGAAGGGTATCCGACATATTCTTTAAGTCTTTTATATATTTATTGACTTCCGCATTGTTTTTATCAAAATCTAAGAATAATTGCCACGATTTCAGCGCTTCAGCATAGTTATTATATATATACATAAGAAGCCCATGAGCATAATAGTAATTCTTGTCCGGAGATTTACTATTTTCATTTTCAAGCGATTTCATTCCGGTAACAATAATATTAATGTGTTTCAATGCATTATATTTTACTTTGGGATCAGGGTCTGATTGGGATACTTCTTTAAATAAGTCATAAGCTCTTATATATTCATTCTTATTAAATGCTTTTACTCCATTTTTGAAACTATCTTTTCTTGTTACAGAAATCTTTCTCCTGGCTGCTTTTTTATCTTCTGCAGTCATTCCGAACGAAAAGATAATGCTAAACCTGTGAGAACCGTAGGTATCCGTAATCCCTTTAAACGGGAATGAAAAACCGTAATCAATACGTATTACGTTGCTGAGGTCATAAGATAGGCCAAATGTTGAGTTTGAGAGGTCTCTGGTTCCTATCTGGAGCCCTGCCCTTAACGCTATTTGATTAGAGACCCATCTTTCAAACCCCGATGAATACATAACATCTCCCTTACTGGACTCTATTTCAAAAGGAACTGTAAGCCTGCTGTCTCTGTAACTTATCCCCAGTTTTGTAATTAAAGGAACTTTAGCTGAGGTCAGCATTCCCATATCAGGTTCGTTGATGTTCTTAAAGACTGTACCTATTGAGATCCTGTCATTAATCTTTGAAAGAAACCCTAAATCATATGCCGTTCCTGATTTAGCATAACCACTTGCAAAAACAGGGTCACGGCCATATGTGTTTCCTAACGTATCTATAGCATTTTCAGTATATATTGTTTGAGCATATTGTTTTGTAAGCATTTTCATGTTTGCGCCTAAGAAGACTGTGCGGCCGAAAATAGTGAAGAAAGATTTGCCGTAAGAAATGAAAGTTGTGTCTTCCTCGTACAATTGTGCTGCTTTAAACCATCTTAAGCCGAACCCGAAAGTGCCGTATTTAGGCGTGTTATAGAGGCATCCTGCAAAAGATTCGCTTATGGCATCCGATAATCCGGCATAAAGTATATTCGTGTTTGTAGCGATCTCCTTATGCCGAACATTGCCAAGGCCTGCAGGGTTGTAAATAATAGCATAAGTATCGTCGCATACTGCAACAAAGTTGTCGCCCATACCGACAGCTCTTGCGCTGGTGCCAAGCTCGTCAAATTCACCGAAACCAGGCTGGTTAAAAAAAGTTATCAAAATGGTAAGTAAGACTATTTTTTTGATCATTTCATTTCCTGCAGAAGTCTCCGGTTCTTTTTCGTAATGTTGTGCCCTCTATTGGTATGTATGGATTATGGCTAAACGATATCCCAGCACTCGGTATGGGTTTTTCTGTAGAGTGGGGGGTAAATTGAATCTGTTTTTATAGATTCCCTCCATAATCGTACCCGCGAAAGGCCTTCAATTTATTGTGCCAGTATAATTACGCCGTTCACTACTTTTGAATCACTGCCTTTAGCTTCGATTTGATAAATGTATGTTCCCGGAGTTGCCAGTGAACCGGAATCCATCAGTCCGTCCCATCTTAAGGAATTCTTGTTGAATCCGCTTTTTAGTTTTGCGACGAATCTGCCCCTGAGGTCATAAATACTGCCGCTTACAGGGCTGTCCTTCGGGTTTTCGAACTGGAATTCCACGCAATCGTTCCTGTTATCTCCGTTAGGAGTAAAGATGGTAGGATATACTTTGTTAAGAGTAAAAGATTGAGCTTTCAATGCCTGTTTTACCATGTACTTGCCGAGGCGCGCAGTCCTGAAAGATAAAGCTCCGTTAAATGAATCTTTTCCGAGTTTTATCCATTCATTACCGTTATTCCAGTACAGAGAGAACTGGTTGTCATATAAAGACGCCAAGTTGCTGCTAATGTTGTTTTTAATAACATGGGATAAGACACTAGAAGAAGTAACGGAGGAAGAATCGCCGAACTGCCAGACGACACGTACTAAAGCCTCGTTGAAGCTCATGTAAGGCAATCTTTTCAGGTTTGATGCTTTAGCAGGATATATATCATAACTCTTTAAAATATTATAGTCGTCTAAATCGTTTGGTATTTCCTGCGACAATATAATTATATTGTCTTTTATAGGGTTATTTTCTTTATAAAGATCTTTGCTCACGCTTGACGGTATAGCAACTATCATCCGAGTATCGGTTGATACCGAGATGAGATTAAAATCATTGCTTGAGTCTTGTATCATGGAATCTGCGCTTTCGTTTCCGTCCTTATCTACACACGTGACCTTATAATAATATACGTTTGTATTCGGTATAGCCGGTGAAGATTCAACTGTGTTTGTCGGCAGAGTCAGCGAAGTGTCTGTCCAATTGTAGAGATGTAAGCCTGTATAGGAGACCGTGCCTACCATTTTCCAGTCCGTAAATATTTCGGTAGACCTGTATACCCTGAATGTACTTTGATCGTCGCAGATCGTATTATTTACATTGTTAACCGGTACATCCCAGGATATTGTCGGTTTATTATTTGCTACTGTTAAAAATATGCCCGAAGGCTGTAATGACTTGATCGTATCGAGTAATTTGGTTATAACAATAACTTTATTTGTTGCGCCTCTCAGGCTCCACTCGTCCCATGGATCATCCTTAACTTTGACTCTCCAGTAATAGGTTGCTGCATCTATCATCGAGATTTGCCAGAATTTATTTGCAGAGTTGGTTTCGCCGGATGTATAGTTTACTATTGAAAAATTTACATCGGTAGACAGCTCGACTAAAAAGCCTCTTTGAGTATGGGAGTCAGCGTCTGAGTAATCCCATTGAAAAGTCGGCTGAGCAGTTACTGTAGTAGAATTATTTAGAGGGAATGTTAGGATTGACAGTGGGAGGTTGTTGACGTTTGGCAAAAATCCGCTGTTGAGGTCATACGTAGAAACCACAGATGCGGATACAAATGAACCAAAAGACCCGTCATTTTCATAAACCCCGCTTGCAGTGGATGCATTTCCACCGGAATTAAGCATTCCAATCAAATCGTTATTCCCGTTTACTTGCCAGGTAAAGGAAATAGAAACGAAAAGAAAAAGTAAAGCTGTTAGAATAATTAATTCTTTAAAAAATTTGTTCATTTGCTCAACCTTTTCAAATGATACTTAAACTAAGCTTTTTACTTCAACTTCCAATAATATTATAATTAATAATTGTTTAGATTGCAATGCTTTTATATAATATATATTATTTTAATTAACAATATTCAATATACTATAATTATATTATTGAAAATTCAATATATTTTCTATAAATCTACAAGTAACATTATATTTTTAGTTCTAAAAATTATGTTAAATTATTGATAATTCCCTATAATTATATTTCTAATATTATAATATAGCTTATGCTTTCTAAGAACAAAAAAATCAAGCAAAAACATGAAAAAAATTGAAAAAGTTGCATAATTCAATTTTTTTTTGTATAATCAATTTTCATGCTTATTAAATTTTACTAAA
Coding sequences within:
- a CDS encoding response regulator, encoding MGKKILICDDKELTLKVLGRGLTIAGYEVIEAHNGEEGLEKAKIELPDLIMLDIIMPKMDGFSVNLKLKENDKTKDIPVIISTTRAMMSEMFESSGRAKINGFLEKPYTLEELWAKVKEVLGE
- a CDS encoding HEAT repeat domain-containing protein codes for the protein MKNIFGIFLILPAIINFYQFSIAEQFSADDYFDRGSQRYAQGDLDRAVLDLKKSMKLGKEESEVKDVLYEISTVYYTLSGEKYVNGDTEGAFADVDKSLELNKDDMFARNFLGIYAKELATKYLNMKNYDKAMPYLEKLLELFPEENEYKTMYETAKKHLSDNRDTFQEPASSEGPVQATHKQEKAKQQQQNASAKPDKKLFLLLESRMEKQEKLLEGYEEKYKEFMQKQEILLQNSEGKHKELMQKMLSRVARDRNEIADSISRETTRMKQVLIFAAVILLVLAIFSVVLVLFLARYIISRSALLRDGHRHIWGGTTAQGLPDFGKRRLSEHSQEIEELRIIEAEVVGRQTDPQAAEDVLQPFLQSKDSKINAEAARALFKHNPTRALNILEEMESSPDKQTRIDAIHALGEINSPEAVKVLLDNLNENEMDVKKELIRSLRKINELKKAEIPEYLQDKIEKALNGLKDNGNWVIE
- a CDS encoding gliding motility-associated C-terminal domain-containing protein, which gives rise to MNKFFKELIILTALLFLFVSISFTWQVNGNNDLIGMLNSGGNASTASGVYENDGSFGSFVSASVVSTYDLNSGFLPNVNNLPLSILTFPLNNSTTVTAQPTFQWDYSDADSHTQRGFLVELSTDVNFSIVNYTSGETNSANKFWQISMIDAATYYWRVKVKDDPWDEWSLRGATNKVIVITKLLDTIKSLQPSGIFLTVANNKPTISWDVPVNNVNNTICDDQSTFRVYRSTEIFTDWKMVGTVSYTGLHLYNWTDTSLTLPTNTVESSPAIPNTNVYYYKVTCVDKDGNESADSMIQDSSNDFNLISVSTDTRMIVAIPSSVSKDLYKENNPIKDNIIILSQEIPNDLDDYNILKSYDIYPAKASNLKRLPYMSFNEALVRVVWQFGDSSSVTSSSVLSHVIKNNISSNLASLYDNQFSLYWNNGNEWIKLGKDSFNGALSFRTARLGKYMVKQALKAQSFTLNKVYPTIFTPNGDNRNDCVEFQFENPKDSPVSGSIYDLRGRFVAKLKSGFNKNSLRWDGLMDSGSLATPGTYIYQIEAKGSDSKVVNGVIILAQ